In a genomic window of Flavobacterium sp. KACC 22761:
- a CDS encoding response regulator transcription factor — protein MKRLLLAEDDFDFAAILKQYLELHQFEVIWAENGEMALDYFKKQTFDICVFDVMMPKLDGFSLAEKIITINPEIPFIFLTARKLKEDKIIGLKLGADDYIVKPFEVDELVLRLQNILKRIEQKRSLEGNNSIEIGSYIFDNERLTLNNKNHVQQLTEKEAALIEYLYLNHNQLLKRDQILMSVWKKDDYFSGRSMDVFISRLRKYFNSDPKIKIESVRNIGLEFKIEKP, from the coding sequence TTGAAAAGATTACTTTTAGCCGAAGACGATTTTGATTTTGCGGCGATTTTGAAGCAATATTTAGAATTACATCAATTTGAAGTTATTTGGGCAGAAAACGGCGAAATGGCTTTGGATTATTTTAAAAAACAAACTTTCGATATTTGTGTTTTTGATGTCATGATGCCCAAATTGGACGGATTTTCATTGGCAGAAAAAATAATTACCATCAATCCCGAAATTCCCTTTATTTTTTTAACGGCAAGAAAATTAAAAGAAGACAAAATCATAGGCTTAAAACTTGGTGCTGACGACTACATTGTCAAACCTTTTGAAGTCGATGAACTCGTTTTGCGCTTACAGAATATCTTAAAAAGAATCGAGCAAAAAAGAAGTCTCGAAGGAAATAATAGTATTGAAATTGGTTCGTATATTTTTGATAACGAACGCTTAACGCTCAATAACAAAAATCATGTGCAACAACTTACAGAAAAAGAAGCTGCACTTATTGAATATTTATACCTCAACCACAATCAATTGTTAAAGCGAGATCAAATTTTGATGTCGGTTTGGAAGAAAGACGATTATTTCTCAGGAAGAAGTATGGATGTTTTTATCAGCAGATTGAGAAAATATTTCAATTCAGATCCAAAAATCAAGATTGAAAGTGTCCGAAATATTGGATTAGAATTTAAAATAGAAAAACCTTGA
- a CDS encoding cation:dicarboxylate symporter family transporter: MNVSAPNPTPKIKKSLFQTVITNLTFWVLIAIIAGILLGHFSPENGIKMEKIGKGFIDLIKLFIGPIIFLTIVLGISGMGNLKKVGRIGIKALGYFEVVSTVALAIGVAVAYLFQPGKIDKSGLAIGDASQYTNSSAEHFSWLQFFFSNFTLQVLVAAIVCGIALNFYQKREQTILVLERFSKVVFTGLKYVMYLAPIGAFGGMAFTIGKFGLATLIPLGKLMLCVYLTMALFVFLVLGSILKYYKISILSILKYIKEELLLVLGTSSSEAALPSIMVKLEKMGCSKSVVGLVIPTGYSFNLDGTSIYLSMSVIFLAQLYDVHLSFFEILSVIGILMITSKGAAGVTGSGFIVLASTLTALHKIPVEGLAFLLGVDKFMSEARAITNLIGNTVATIIISKTERDFTELNLSAIQEE, from the coding sequence ATGAATGTTTCTGCTCCCAATCCCACGCCTAAAATCAAAAAAAGTCTTTTTCAAACGGTAATCACAAACTTAACTTTCTGGGTTTTGATTGCTATTATTGCTGGAATTTTACTCGGACATTTTTCGCCTGAAAATGGCATCAAAATGGAAAAAATAGGAAAAGGTTTTATTGATCTCATTAAACTTTTTATTGGACCGATTATTTTCCTGACGATTGTTTTGGGAATTTCTGGAATGGGAAATCTAAAGAAAGTTGGCCGAATTGGAATTAAAGCCTTAGGATATTTTGAAGTTGTTTCTACGGTTGCTTTGGCAATTGGTGTTGCAGTGGCTTATTTATTTCAACCAGGAAAAATTGATAAATCTGGCCTTGCAATTGGAGATGCGAGTCAATATACAAATAGTTCGGCTGAACATTTTTCATGGTTGCAGTTTTTCTTTTCGAATTTTACTTTGCAGGTTTTGGTTGCGGCAATTGTCTGTGGTATTGCTTTGAATTTTTATCAAAAGAGAGAACAAACGATTTTAGTTTTAGAACGATTTTCAAAAGTTGTTTTTACAGGTTTGAAATATGTGATGTATTTGGCTCCAATTGGCGCTTTTGGTGGAATGGCATTTACGATTGGGAAATTTGGACTAGCCACTTTGATTCCGTTAGGAAAATTGATGCTTTGTGTTTATTTGACAATGGCTTTGTTTGTATTTCTGGTTTTAGGAAGCATTCTCAAATATTACAAAATCAGCATTCTTTCTATTTTAAAATATATAAAAGAAGAACTTTTGCTGGTTCTGGGAACTTCATCTTCAGAGGCTGCTTTGCCAAGTATTATGGTAAAATTGGAAAAAATGGGTTGCAGTAAATCGGTTGTGGGATTGGTGATTCCTACAGGTTATTCTTTTAACCTTGACGGAACTTCGATTTATCTCTCGATGTCGGTTATATTTTTGGCGCAATTGTATGATGTGCATTTGAGTTTCTTTGAAATTCTATCCGTAATCGGAATTTTGATGATCACGTCCAAAGGCGCGGCAGGCGTGACAGGAAGCGGTTTTATTGTTTTGGCTTCGACATTGACTGCACTTCATAAAATTCCAGTTGAAGGTTTAGCCTTTTTATTGGGCGTTGACAAATTTATGAGCGAAGCTAGAGCGATTACCAACCTGATTGGAAACACGGTTGCCACAATCATAATTTCAAAAACAGAAAGAGATTTTACTGAATTGAATTTGAGTGCTATCCAAGAAGAATAA
- a CDS encoding LysM peptidoglycan-binding domain-containing protein: protein MSLQDKYKELTNLASQLGVANLQVREQDNVLYIDGEAKSASDKEKLWNAYGEIDPDYRSADVVMNIEVAVGTTIDYTVKSGDSLSKIGKEFGVSWQTIFEANKDVISNPDLIQPGWKLKIPTV, encoded by the coding sequence ATGAGTTTACAAGATAAATATAAAGAATTGACAAATCTGGCTTCTCAGTTAGGGGTAGCTAATTTGCAGGTAAGGGAGCAGGATAATGTTTTGTATATTGATGGAGAAGCAAAATCTGCGTCAGACAAAGAAAAACTTTGGAATGCTTACGGAGAAATAGATCCTGATTACAGATCTGCAGATGTAGTAATGAATATTGAAGTTGCTGTAGGAACGACAATAGATTATACCGTAAAAAGTGGAGATTCTCTTTCTAAAATTGGAAAAGAATTCGGAGTTTCTTGGCAAACTATTTTTGAAGCCAATAAAGATGTTATCTCGAATCCAGATTTAATTCAGCCTGGCTGGAAATTAAAAATACCAACGGTTTAA
- a CDS encoding IS3 family transposase encodes MAKKASSLNSSQEKSKAINELRHKFGLELLLNLANMARSSFYYHQKQSKSPDKYKEAKELIKVIYQKHKGRYGYRRITDELQNRGLIINHKTVLRLMNLLGLKSIIRVKKYKSYRGENGKIAPNILERNFKAQAPNQKWATDITEFNVAGNKLYLSPIIDLFNGEIISYELTERPVFNQVVMMLKKAFRKIPNNTNLILHSDQGWQYQMKHYQHLLEQKGIKQSMSRKGNCLDNAIIENFFGILKSEMFYTQKFKSIEQLKKEINRYIIYYNNQRIKSNLNKMSPIKYRAHHYQT; translated from the coding sequence ATTGCTAAAAAAGCTTCAAGCCTTAATTCAAGCCAGGAAAAATCCAAAGCCATAAACGAATTAAGGCATAAATTTGGTTTGGAATTACTTCTCAACCTAGCAAATATGGCACGCAGCAGTTTTTATTATCATCAAAAACAAAGCAAGTCACCTGATAAATACAAAGAAGCCAAAGAGCTGATTAAAGTCATTTATCAAAAGCATAAAGGGCGTTATGGCTATAGAAGGATAACCGATGAACTGCAAAACAGGGGATTGATTATCAATCATAAAACAGTTCTCAGGTTAATGAATCTATTGGGGCTGAAGAGTATTATTAGAGTAAAAAAGTATAAATCTTATAGAGGTGAAAATGGCAAAATAGCCCCAAATATACTAGAGAGAAATTTTAAAGCACAGGCCCCAAATCAAAAATGGGCAACTGATATAACAGAGTTCAATGTAGCTGGAAACAAGTTGTATTTGTCACCGATAATCGACTTGTTTAACGGGGAAATAATCAGCTATGAACTCACAGAGAGGCCAGTGTTCAATCAAGTAGTTATGATGCTGAAAAAAGCCTTTAGGAAAATACCAAACAATACAAATTTGATACTTCATTCTGACCAAGGCTGGCAATACCAAATGAAACATTACCAACATCTATTAGAACAAAAAGGAATCAAACAAAGCATGTCAAGAAAAGGAAACTGCTTGGATAATGCAATTATTGAAAACTTCTTTGGAATATTAAAATCCGAAATGTTTTATACCCAAAAATTCAAATCAATAGAACAATTAAAAAAAGAAATCAATAGATATATAATCTATTATAATAACCAAAGAATTAAATCAAATTTAAACAAAATGAGCCCGATAAAATATCGAGCTCATCATTATCAAACTTAA
- a CDS encoding helix-turn-helix domain-containing protein — MERKAKYDYAFRLECVELVLKKKYSAGYVSKLKQTARWNIRKWVSFYKTYGEIGLLPRINQSYSAEFKLKVLKRIEKESLSLMQAGIRFNIPNVSMILKWKKDFANFGLTGLKAKQRGRPISMSDNKGKNRKSDRPLTREQELLKENERLRCENELLKKLQALIQARKNPKP, encoded by the coding sequence ATGGAAAGAAAAGCAAAGTATGACTATGCATTTAGATTAGAATGTGTAGAATTGGTTTTAAAGAAAAAATATTCAGCTGGATATGTTTCAAAATTGAAGCAGACTGCAAGATGGAATATTCGTAAGTGGGTCAGTTTTTATAAGACATATGGTGAAATTGGTTTATTGCCACGAATCAACCAAAGCTATTCAGCCGAATTTAAGCTGAAAGTACTCAAACGCATAGAAAAGGAATCTCTTTCCCTGATGCAGGCTGGCATAAGATTCAATATTCCCAATGTTTCCATGATTTTAAAATGGAAAAAAGATTTTGCTAACTTTGGACTGACAGGATTAAAAGCAAAACAAAGAGGCAGACCCATATCGATGAGTGATAATAAAGGCAAAAACCGCAAATCAGACAGGCCCTTGACAAGAGAGCAAGAACTGCTAAAAGAGAACGAAAGACTTCGTTGTGAGAATGAATTGCTAAAAAAGCTTCAAGCCTTAATTCAAGCCAGGAAAAATCCAAAGCCATAA
- a CDS encoding BON domain-containing protein → MKTKSILLAMCVALSVIACKPNDENIKKEITAKMGNMPGMQVSVVKGVATISGVCKDEACKESCDSIAKSVKGVKSVVNNCEIVAPITDQEAAEVKVNPDSVLNTAVGEVVKTYSGVSASVSDGVVTLTGNIKKSQLPTLNMPQKVRHYSGHFLWKEKQSMTMHLD, encoded by the coding sequence ATGAAAACTAAATCTATTTTATTAGCAATGTGTGTTGCACTATCAGTGATAGCTTGTAAACCGAATGATGAGAATATTAAAAAAGAAATTACTGCAAAAATGGGTAATATGCCCGGAATGCAGGTTTCTGTTGTAAAAGGTGTAGCAACAATCTCTGGAGTTTGCAAAGATGAAGCATGTAAAGAAAGTTGTGACAGTATTGCCAAAAGTGTGAAAGGTGTAAAGTCGGTAGTGAATAACTGTGAAATTGTTGCTCCTATAACTGATCAAGAAGCTGCTGAAGTAAAAGTTAATCCTGATTCGGTTTTAAATACAGCTGTTGGTGAAGTTGTAAAAACATACAGTGGTGTGAGTGCCTCAGTTTCTGATGGAGTGGTGACTTTGACAGGAAATATTAAAAAAAGCCAATTGCCAACTTTGAACATGCCCCAAAAAGTTAGACACTATTCGGGGCATTTTTTATGGAAAGAAAAGCAAAGTATGACTATGCATTTAGATTAG
- a CDS encoding BON domain-containing protein: protein MKFNSVLLGISLCVALASCKPSDGDIEKAIAEKLNDTPNIHVAVHEGVATITGTCDDEIFKKNIEKSVKATKGVKSVINTCEIASANEEPAAVTVIINSDTDLDKSVSKVVDAYDGVSATVVGGVVTLSGEIEKNKLQPLMQSIQELKPKKVDNKLIIK, encoded by the coding sequence ATGAAATTTAATTCAGTTTTACTTGGGATAAGTCTTTGTGTGGCTTTGGCATCATGCAAACCAAGCGATGGAGATATTGAAAAAGCAATCGCAGAAAAACTTAATGATACTCCAAATATACATGTTGCTGTTCATGAGGGCGTAGCCACGATTACAGGAACCTGCGATGACGAAATTTTCAAAAAAAATATTGAAAAAAGTGTAAAAGCAACTAAAGGAGTAAAATCAGTTATCAATACGTGTGAGATTGCAAGCGCTAATGAAGAACCAGCAGCGGTGACTGTTATCATTAATTCAGATACCGATTTGGATAAATCGGTAAGCAAAGTAGTTGATGCTTATGACGGCGTGAGCGCAACGGTTGTTGGAGGCGTTGTTACACTATCGGGAGAAATTGAAAAAAACAAATTACAGCCTTTAATGCAAAGCATTCAAGAATTAAAGCCAAAAAAGGTAGATAACAAATTGATCATTAAATAA
- a CDS encoding cupin domain-containing protein — protein MKNPIITVDETQGHKLNIAGGNYRIVISGKETNGEYAVIEMTVPPGAGPNPHAHADFAETFFVLEGEVTFKSELGIYVAKKNSFVNIPKGGIVHGFKNLSNEPAKLLCTVTPAGLDDLFEEIAAYMESNSDSEIEKKEKINSIFIKYGQEMFPPDYLD, from the coding sequence ATGAAAAATCCAATCATAACCGTAGATGAAACGCAAGGCCACAAACTGAATATTGCCGGTGGAAATTATCGCATTGTGATTTCGGGAAAAGAAACTAATGGCGAATATGCAGTAATCGAAATGACTGTTCCGCCCGGCGCTGGGCCAAATCCGCATGCACATGCTGATTTTGCGGAGACTTTTTTTGTCTTGGAAGGCGAGGTTACATTTAAATCGGAATTAGGGATTTATGTGGCGAAGAAAAATTCTTTTGTGAATATCCCGAAAGGCGGAATTGTTCATGGATTTAAAAATCTAAGTAACGAGCCTGCCAAATTATTGTGTACTGTAACTCCAGCTGGTCTTGATGATTTGTTTGAAGAAATTGCAGCTTATATGGAAAGCAACTCTGACTCAGAAATCGAAAAGAAAGAAAAAATAAACTCCATTTTTATAAAATACGGACAGGAAATGTTTCCGCCAGATTATTTGGATTAA
- a CDS encoding nuclear transport factor 2 family protein, which produces MKKYLVLFSIIFCSFKIHSQTKQDTLDIKRVALAYIEAQHNPNPKLMESALHPRMVKRSVFRNKTAQKDYISEFFAENMVILAETYNVKGDKFPKNPRKEVKLLDVSAKTASVKLLADAWIDYMHIVKENGEWKIINVLWQYNDVTQHE; this is translated from the coding sequence ATGAAAAAATATTTAGTACTCTTTTCAATCATATTTTGTTCTTTTAAAATCCATTCCCAAACGAAACAAGATACATTAGATATTAAGCGAGTTGCTTTAGCTTATATTGAAGCACAACACAATCCGAATCCTAAATTGATGGAAAGTGCTTTACATCCGAGAATGGTAAAAAGATCTGTTTTTAGAAATAAGACTGCGCAGAAAGATTATATCTCAGAATTCTTTGCTGAAAACATGGTTATTCTGGCTGAAACTTATAATGTAAAAGGAGATAAATTCCCGAAAAACCCGAGGAAGGAAGTCAAATTGTTAGATGTTTCTGCTAAAACGGCATCAGTAAAATTGCTCGCCGATGCATGGATTGATTATATGCATATTGTAAAGGAAAATGGCGAATGGAAAATTATAAATGTGCTTTGGCAATATAATGATGTGACACAGCATGAATAG
- the dnaX gene encoding DNA polymerase III subunit gamma/tau, protein MEQFVVSARKYRPQTFKDVVGQKAITNTLLNAIETNHLASALLFTGPRGVGKTTCARILARKINQPGYDDPTEDFAFNVFELDAASNNSVDDIRNLIDQVRIPPQTGQYKVYIIDEVHMLSSAAFNAFLKTLEEPPKHAIFILATTEKHKILPTILSRCQIFDFKRITVKDAKEHLADVAESQGIVFEDDALHIIAQKADGAMRDALSIFDRVVSYCGTNLTRQAVTENLNVLDYETYITVTDLILENKIPELLIAYNDILAKGFDGHHFIAGLASHFRDLLVSKTPSTIALLEVGEQAQQMYGVQSQKCSQEFLLKGIDIANDCDLKYKLSQNQRLLVELCLMQLASINFDGEKKKLSNS, encoded by the coding sequence ATGGAACAATTTGTAGTATCGGCACGTAAATATCGCCCGCAGACCTTTAAGGATGTTGTGGGGCAAAAAGCCATTACCAACACATTGTTGAATGCTATTGAAACCAATCACTTGGCTTCTGCCCTTTTATTCACAGGGCCTCGTGGCGTTGGAAAAACCACTTGCGCTCGTATCTTGGCTCGAAAGATAAATCAGCCTGGATATGATGATCCTACTGAAGATTTTGCATTTAACGTTTTTGAGCTAGATGCTGCTTCAAACAACTCGGTTGATGATATTCGTAACTTGATTGATCAAGTTCGTATTCCGCCGCAAACCGGACAATACAAAGTATATATCATTGACGAGGTCCACATGTTGTCTTCGGCCGCTTTTAATGCTTTTTTGAAAACATTAGAAGAACCGCCAAAACACGCTATTTTTATTTTAGCAACAACAGAAAAACACAAAATTCTTCCAACGATTTTATCGCGTTGCCAAATTTTTGATTTCAAAAGAATTACAGTAAAAGATGCTAAAGAACACTTGGCAGATGTTGCTGAAAGCCAAGGAATCGTTTTTGAAGATGATGCACTGCACATTATTGCTCAAAAAGCCGATGGTGCGATGCGTGACGCCTTATCAATTTTTGACCGTGTAGTTTCATACTGCGGAACAAACTTGACGCGTCAAGCCGTAACTGAAAATCTAAACGTCTTAGATTACGAAACCTATATTACCGTAACTGATTTGATTCTGGAAAATAAAATCCCAGAACTATTAATTGCATATAACGACATTCTTGCAAAAGGTTTTGACGGACATCATTTTATTGCAGGTTTAGCTTCTCACTTTAGAGATTTATTGGTCAGCAAAACACCTTCTACGATTGCATTGCTTGAAGTTGGAGAACAAGCCCAACAAATGTATGGCGTTCAATCGCAAAAATGTTCGCAGGAATTTTTATTAAAAGGAATTGACATTGCAAACGACTGCGATTTAAAATACAAATTGAGTCAAAATCAGCGACTTTTAGTTGAATTATGCTTGATGCAATTGGCCTCTATCAACTTTGATGGAGAAAAAAAAAAGTTGAGCAATTCATAA
- a CDS encoding DNA polymerase III subunit gamma/tau, producing the protein MEQSSKSYVKPTSVLPTEEFNETDMRLHWNKYAERLGQKGLKIMESILLINDPVLEGTRITYELPNEGSKLEFESQMNALLGHLKGHLHNHDITIEVIVNEEAQTKRTYNNQDRYNRFVEINPNIELLRTTFGLDLKD; encoded by the coding sequence ATGGAACAAAGCAGCAAATCATACGTTAAGCCAACTTCTGTATTGCCTACGGAAGAGTTTAACGAAACCGATATGCGTTTGCATTGGAACAAATATGCGGAGCGTTTAGGTCAAAAAGGCTTGAAGATTATGGAATCTATTTTGTTGATTAATGATCCAGTTTTAGAAGGAACGAGAATCACTTATGAATTGCCAAACGAAGGTTCAAAGTTGGAATTTGAGAGCCAGATGAATGCCTTATTAGGACATTTAAAAGGTCATTTGCACAATCATGACATCACCATTGAAGTAATTGTGAATGAAGAGGCACAAACTAAACGAACTTACAACAATCAAGACCGATACAATCGTTTTGTGGAAATCAATCCAAATATTGAACTTTTACGCACAACATTTGGATTGGATTTAAAAGATTAA
- a CDS encoding NAD(P)H-dependent oxidoreductase, with protein sequence MKKILIINGHPNAASFNFGIAESYKNGAIDSGAQVETITIADLKFNPNLQFGYQKRTELEPDLLDSWEKIKRADHLVWVHPVWWGGLPAITKGFIDRLFLPGMAFQYRENSVWWDKLLKGKTAHIITTLDQPGWFYRLSFGRPSVNQLKKSTLQFCGIKPVKVSYIGIIKGSDDNKRKKWLEKVYNFGLANR encoded by the coding sequence ATGAAAAAAATACTGATAATAAACGGACATCCAAACGCAGCAAGTTTTAATTTCGGAATTGCAGAATCGTATAAAAATGGCGCAATTGATTCTGGCGCTCAGGTAGAAACCATTACAATTGCTGATTTGAAATTTAATCCAAATCTGCAGTTTGGTTACCAAAAACGTACAGAATTAGAACCCGATTTACTTGATTCTTGGGAAAAAATCAAAAGAGCCGATCACTTGGTTTGGGTTCATCCTGTTTGGTGGGGTGGACTTCCTGCAATTACTAAAGGATTTATAGATCGATTGTTTTTGCCTGGAATGGCTTTTCAGTACAGAGAAAATTCGGTTTGGTGGGATAAACTGTTGAAAGGCAAAACAGCTCATATTATCACAACTTTAGATCAGCCAGGTTGGTTCTATCGCTTGTCTTTTGGAAGGCCGAGCGTAAATCAGTTGAAAAAATCAACCTTGCAGTTCTGTGGAATAAAACCGGTAAAAGTAAGCTACATCGGAATTATTAAAGGTTCTGATGATAACAAAAGAAAAAAATGGCTTGAAAAAGTTTATAATTTCGGACTCGCTAATCGATAG
- a CDS encoding Crp/Fnr family transcriptional regulator — protein sequence MKTVFQSIQDFSSDELDLLDSLITFRTLKKGELLLTENQVCNEVVFIKKGILRSFFVNHKGDEITNCFAFENEFMASFASFITQEKAEESIQALAETELQILNRKALEKLYQSGFNWQETGRKLTELEFVNLHKRMVSFQKLSGAQRYEELYQNHQKYIQLIPLQYLASYLGITPRHLSRIRKAVLSI from the coding sequence ATGAAAACCGTTTTTCAGTCAATTCAGGATTTTTCTTCGGATGAATTAGATCTTTTAGATAGTCTGATTACATTTCGAACGCTTAAAAAAGGCGAACTTTTATTGACTGAAAATCAAGTTTGCAATGAAGTTGTTTTCATCAAAAAAGGTATTTTGAGATCGTTTTTTGTAAATCATAAAGGAGACGAAATAACCAATTGTTTTGCTTTTGAAAATGAATTTATGGCTTCTTTTGCTAGTTTTATTACGCAAGAAAAAGCAGAAGAAAGTATTCAGGCTCTTGCCGAAACCGAATTGCAGATTTTGAACAGAAAGGCTTTAGAAAAATTGTATCAATCAGGTTTTAACTGGCAGGAAACTGGCAGAAAATTAACCGAATTAGAATTTGTCAATTTACATAAAAGAATGGTTTCTTTTCAGAAATTATCTGGTGCTCAGCGGTACGAAGAATTGTATCAGAATCATCAAAAATACATACAGCTAATTCCGCTTCAATATTTAGCTTCTTATTTAGGAATTACACCAAGACATTTAAGCCGAATCAGAAAAGCAGTTTTGAGTATTTGA
- a CDS encoding TMEM175 family protein: MNKTRLEAFSDGVLAIIITIMILEIKVPEGHEFADLKPLIPKFLSYILSFIYVGIYWNNHHYLLHGLSKVNGKVLWSNLHLLFWLSLIPVSTGWMGEHNFEKASMAFYGIILLLCAIAYVILQYVIMCNEGDDSPLRKALGKDLKGKVSAVLYIIGIISSFYNTWISGAAYFIVALLWLIPDKRIERVFDTND, translated from the coding sequence ATGAATAAAACTAGACTTGAAGCCTTTAGTGATGGTGTTTTGGCGATTATTATTACCATTATGATTTTGGAGATAAAAGTTCCAGAAGGTCATGAATTCGCCGATTTAAAACCGCTCATTCCTAAATTTCTAAGTTACATTTTGAGTTTTATTTATGTGGGGATTTATTGGAACAATCACCATTATTTGCTTCATGGTTTGTCTAAAGTAAACGGAAAAGTGCTTTGGAGCAATCTGCATTTATTGTTTTGGCTTTCATTGATTCCGGTTTCAACAGGCTGGATGGGTGAACATAATTTTGAAAAAGCATCAATGGCATTTTATGGAATTATTTTGCTTCTGTGCGCAATTGCTTACGTGATCTTGCAGTATGTAATTATGTGCAACGAGGGTGATGATTCTCCTTTAAGAAAAGCACTTGGTAAAGATTTAAAAGGTAAAGTTTCGGCGGTTTTATATATTATCGGAATTATTTCTTCTTTTTATAACACATGGATTTCTGGTGCGGCCTATTTTATAGTAGCACTGTTGTGGCTTATTCCAGACAAAAGAATTGAACGTGTTTTTGATACAAACGATTAA
- a CDS encoding Ppx/GppA phosphatase family protein, whose product MINIRKFAAIDIGSNAMRLLISNVVEQEGKEPQFNKSSLVRVPIRLGQDAFTVGEISQENTDRMVDAMKAFNLLMKVHKVERYMAFATSAMREAYNAKEVVALIKKKADIKIEIIDGKKEAAIIASTDLHHLLKTDETYLFVDVGGGSTEFTLFSDGKMINSRSFKAGTVRLLNNMVCDVVWDEIEKWIKTNTADYDEVTLIGSGGNINKLFKMSGKQQEKPLSYIYINSQYAFLNSLTYEQRIAELGLNSDRADVIIHATRIYLNAMKWSGARQIYVPKIGLSDGIVKAMYYGKI is encoded by the coding sequence ATGATTAATATTAGAAAATTTGCAGCAATAGATATCGGTTCAAATGCCATGAGGCTTCTGATATCGAATGTTGTAGAACAAGAAGGCAAAGAACCGCAGTTTAATAAAAGTTCGCTTGTCCGTGTGCCAATTCGTTTGGGACAAGATGCCTTTACCGTTGGAGAAATATCACAAGAAAATACAGATCGAATGGTTGATGCCATGAAAGCATTCAACCTTTTGATGAAAGTACATAAAGTAGAGCGTTATATGGCGTTTGCTACTTCGGCAATGCGCGAAGCGTATAATGCCAAAGAAGTTGTGGCTTTGATTAAAAAGAAAGCCGACATTAAAATCGAAATTATTGACGGAAAAAAAGAAGCAGCAATTATCGCTTCTACAGATTTGCATCATTTATTAAAAACAGACGAAACTTATCTTTTCGTGGATGTTGGTGGTGGAAGCACCGAGTTTACTCTTTTTTCAGACGGGAAAATGATCAATTCAAGATCATTCAAAGCGGGAACCGTTCGTTTGCTAAATAATATGGTTTGTGACGTAGTTTGGGATGAAATCGAAAAATGGATTAAAACCAATACTGCTGATTATGATGAAGTAACGTTGATTGGGTCTGGAGGAAACATCAATAAATTGTTTAAAATGTCTGGAAAACAGCAGGAAAAACCGCTTTCATACATTTATATCAATTCGCAATATGCCTTCTTGAATTCATTGACTTATGAACAAAGAATTGCCGAATTAGGTTTGAACTCTGACCGCGCCGACGTTATCATCCACGCGACTCGCATCTATCTAAATGCAATGAAATGGAGTGGAGCACGCCAGATTTATGTGCCAAAAATTGGACTTTCTGACGGAATCGTAAAAGCAATGTACTACGGTAAAATTTAA